From one Culex quinquefasciatus strain JHB chromosome 3, VPISU_Cqui_1.0_pri_paternal, whole genome shotgun sequence genomic stretch:
- the LOC6035489 gene encoding prostaglandin E synthase 2 — translation MATYRLGIVGRTFASRLSSQAGRNFTHHLREQQPRLSLVRCYASPAGGSSAAPQSSFRLALKAMAVGALLGTGWSGYTYFKGDAGDHMIHEKTEPTFLNRLPDVKITRKVVNPKDDSGLELVLFQFQTCPFCCKVRSFLDYSGLSYSVVEVDAVLRQGIKWSDTKKVPIMLARTKSGRYVQLTDSSMIVSVLSSYLRDKQQDVGELAKYYPSISYVNDAGRKTNDIMNKYFLMLQDAKRQEKNDAQDEERKWRTWADDHLVHLISPNVYRTKDEAFETFEWFSDVGEWGVHFPKWERDLMVYVGAMAMWAIAKRLKKRHQLTDDVRSHIYDACDKWAVAVEKKKTPFLGGKQPNLADLAVFGVLSSMEGCQAFKDCLDNSKIGGWFYEMKKEVMSHRGQVV, via the exons ATGGCCACCTACCGGTTGGGCATCGTGGGCCGCACGTTCGCCTCTAGACTTTCCTCGCAAGCTGGCCGGAACTTCACCCACCACTTACGTGAGCAGCAACCCCGGCTCAGTTTGGTTCGGTGTTACGCCAGCCCGGCGGGAGGATCTTCAGCAGCACCGCAAAGCAGCTTCCGACTTGCGTTGAAGGCGATGGCCGTGGGGGCGCTGCTCGGGACGGGGTGGTCCGGGTATACTTACTTTAAGGGGGACGCCGGTGACCACATGATTCACGAGAAGACGGAACCGACGTTTTTGAACCGGTTGCCGGATGTTAAGATTACGCGGAAGGTCGTCAATCCGAAGGACGATTCGGGGCTGGAGTTGGTGCTGTTCCAGTTCCAGACGTGTCCGTTTTGCTGCAAGGTGCGATCGTTTTTGGACTATAGCGGGTTGTCGTATTCGGTGGTGGAGGTGGACGCCGTCCTCCGGCAGGGCATCAAGTGGTCGGACACGAAAAAGGTGCCGATCATGTTGGCGCGGACCAAGTCGGGGCGGTACGTGCAGTTGACCGATTCCAGCATGATTGTGTCGGTGCTGTCGAGCTACCTGCGGGACAAGCAGCAGGATGTTGGGGAGTTGGCCAAGTACTATCCGTCCATTTCGTACGTGAACGACGCGGGCAGGAAGACGAACGACATCATGAACAAGTACTTCCTGATGCTGCAGGATGCGAAGAGGCAGGAGAAAAACGATGCGCAAGA CGAGGAGCGCAAGTGGCGCACCTGGGCCGACGACCACCTGGTCCACCTGATTTCCCCGAACGTGTACCGCACCAAGGACGAAGCGTTCGAGACGTTCGAGTGGTTCTCGGATGTGGGCGAGTGGGGCGTGCATTTTCCCAAGTGGGAACGCGACCTGATGGTTTACGTCGGTGCCATGGCCATGTGGGCGATCGCCAAGCGGCTGAAGAAGCGCCACCAGCTGACGGACGACGTGAGGTCGCACATCTACGACGCGTGCGACAAGTGGGCCGTAGCGGTGGAGAAGAAAAAGACGCCCTTCCTCGGCGGAAAGCAGCCCAATTTGGCCGATTTGGCAGTGTTCGGAGTGCTGAGCAGTATGGAGGGCTGCCAGGCGTTTAAGGACTGTTTGGACAACAGCAAAATCGGCGGTTGGTTCTACGAGATGAAGAAGGAGGTGATGAGCCACCGGGGACAGGTGGTTTGA
- the LOC6035488 gene encoding proteasome subunit beta type-1: MLGFENFPEYEVPGVRQVQFYPYESNGGSVVAIAGDDFAVIGADTRLSSGYSIHTRTQNKLFRLSEGTVLASTGCWCDTLALTSLVKVRMQMYKDQHQKNMTTPAVAQMLSILMYNRRFFPYYVSNVLAGLDEEGRGVVYSYDPIGHCEKTTYRAGGSAGPLLQPVLDNQIGLKNMVGASTEPVQLAKAVSIIKDTFISATERDIYTGDSVIINIITKDGIKEEVVQLRKD; encoded by the exons ATGCTCGGATTTGAGAATTTCCCCGAGTACGAAGTTCCCGGCGTTCGCCAGGTCCAGTTCTACCCCTACGAATCGAATGGAGG GAGTGTGGTGGCCATCGCCGGCGATGACTTTGCCGTGATCGGGGCGGACACCCGGTTGAGTTCGGGCTACTCGATCCACACGCGCACGCAGAACAAGCTGTTCCGGCTGTCCGAGGGTACGGTGCTGGCGTCGACCGGCTGCTGGTGCGACACCCTGGCCCTGACCAGCCTGGTCAAGGTGCGCATGCAAATGTACAAGGATCAACACCAGAAGAACATGACGACGCCGGCCGTAGCGCAGATGCTGTCGATTCTGATGTACAACCGGCGCTTTTTCCCGTACTACGTGTCGAACGTGCTGGCCGGGTTGGACGAGGAGGGCCGTGGAGTGGTGTACAGCTACGATCCGATTGGACACTGCGAAAAGACCACGTACCGTGCGGGGGGATCGGCCGGACCGCTGCTGCAGCCGGTGCTGGACAACCAGATCGGGTTGAAGAACATGGTCGGGGCGAGTACGGAGCCGGTTCAGCTGGCGAAGGCCGTGTCCATCATCAAGGATACGTTCATCTCGGCCACGGAGCGGGACATTTACACGGGCGATTCGGTGATCATCAACATCATCACCAAGGACGGCATCAAGGAGGAGGTCGTTCAGCTGCGAAAGGATTAA